From the Kogia breviceps isolate mKogBre1 chromosome 3, mKogBre1 haplotype 1, whole genome shotgun sequence genome, one window contains:
- the SALL2 gene encoding sal-like protein 2 isoform X8: protein MAHEAGRSSRLGGPCGEPAELGGDASEEDHPQVCAKCCAQFTDPAEFLAHQNACSPDPPVMVIIGGQENPNNSSTSSEPRPEGHSSPQVMEAEQSNPSDSGSSVPTDPTWGPERRGEESSGHFLVAATGTAAGGGGGLILASPKLGATPLPPESTPAPPPPPPPPPPPGVGSGHLNIPLILEELRVLQQRQIHQMQMTEQICRQVLLLGSLGQTVGTPSSPSELPGTGAVSSTKPLLPLFSPIKPVQTGKTLAPSSTSSSSSGAETPKQAFFHLYHPLGSQHPFAAGGVGRSHKPTPAPSPALSGSTDQLIASPHLAFPGTTGLLAAQCLGAARGLEATASPGLLKPKNGGGELGYGELMGPLEKPGGRHKCRFCAKVFGSDSALQIHLRSHTGERPYKCNVCGNRFTTRGNLKVHFHRHREKYPHVQMNPHPVPEHLDYVITSSGLPYGMSVPPEKAEEEAAMPGGGVERKPLVASTTALSATESLTLLSTGAGTATAPALPAFNKFVLMKAVEPKSKADENTPPGSEGSAIAGVAESGTATRMQLSKLVTSLPSWALLTNHFKSTGSFPFPYVLEPLGASPSETSKLQQLVEKIDRQGAVAVASTASGASTTSAPATSSSASSGPNQCVICLRVLSCPRALRLHYGQHGGERPFKCKVCGRAFSTRGNLRAHFVGHKASPAARAQNSCPICQKKFTNAVTLQQHVRMHLGGQIPNGGTTLPEGGGTAQENGPEQSAVSGAGSFPQQPSQQPSPEEELSEEEEEDEEEEEDVTDEDSLAGRGSESGGEKAISVRGDSEEASGAEEEVGTVVAVATAGKEMDSNEKTIQQPSLPPPPPPPDSLDRTQPVEQGGSDVAGGTEGGGKPERSASPVSALALEGEGNSPTSVEELSLQEVMRKDPGESGSRKACEAGLSRTGYPQEAYAAGSPPGPAPPVLFGPGTVAEKLPPAMGSRKAKEKRFPPPPLLASGIQDSA, encoded by the exons ATGGCGCACGAAGCCGGGAGGAGCTCTCGTCTCGGGGGGCCCTGCGGGGAGCCGGCGGAGCTTGGAG GTGATGCTAGCGAGGAGGACCACCCCCAAGTCTGTGCCAAGTGCTGCGCACAATTCACTGACCCAGCTGAATTCCTCGCCCACCAGAATGCATGTTCTCCTGACCCCCCTGTAATGGTGATAATTGGGGGCCAGGAGAACCCCAACAACTCTTCAACCTCTTCTGAACCCCGGCCTGAGGGCCACAGCAGTCCCCAGGTCATGGAGGCCGAGCAGAGCAACCCCTCGGATTCCGGGTCCTCTGTACCCACAGATCCcacctggggcccagagaggaggggagaggagtctTCGGGGCACTTTCTCGTAGCTGCCACAGGTACAGcagctgggggaggtgggggcctgATCTTGGCCAGCCCTAAGCTAGGAGCAACTCCATTACCTCCAGAATCCACTCctgcaccaccaccccctccacctcctcctccgcCCCCAGGTGTAGGCAGCGGCCACTTGAACATCCCTCTGATCTTGGAAGAGCTCCGGGTACTGCAGCAGCGGCAGATCCATCAGATGCAGATGACTGAGCAAATCTGCCGGCAGGTGCTGCTGCTTGGCTCCTTAGGCCAGACAGTGGGCACCCCTTCCAGCCCCTCCGAGTTACCTGGGACAGGCGCCGTCTCCTCCACCAAGCCCTTGCTCCCCCTCTTCAGCCCCATCAAGCCTGTCCAAACTGGCAAGACACTGGCgccttcctccacctcctcctcctcctcaggggcGGAAACACCCAAGCAGGCTTTCTTCCACCTTTATCATCCACTGGGGTCACAGCACCCTTTTGCTGCCGGAGGGGTTGGGCGAAGCCACAAAcccacccctgctccctccccGGCCCTGTCAGGCAGCACAGATCAGCTGATTGCCTCGCCTCATTTGGCATTCCCAGGCACCACGGGACTTCTGGCAGCACAGTGTCTTGGGGCAGCCCGAGGCCTCGAGGCTACTGCCTCCCCAGGGCTCCTGAAGCCAAAGAATGGAGGTGGTGAGCTGGGCTATGGGGAGTTGATGGGTCCCTTGGAGAAGCCTGGTGGACGGCACAAATGCCGCTTCTGTGCCAAAGTATTTGGCAGTGACAGTGCCCTGCAGATCCACCTGCGTTCCCACACAGGTGAGAGGCCCTATAAGTGTAATGTCTGTGGCAACCGCTTTACCACGCGTGGCAACCTCAAAGTGCATTTCCACCGGCATCGGGAGAAGTACCCGCACGTGCAGATGAACCCTCACCCGGTACCAGAGCATCTGGACTACGTCATCACCAGCAGCGGCCTGCCCTATGGTATGTCCGTGCCGCCAGAGAAGGCCGAGGAGGAGGCGGCCATGCCAGGTGGCGGTGTGGAACGCAAGCCTCTGGTGGCCTCCACCACGGCACTCAGTGCCACAGAGAGCCTGACGCTGCTCTCCACTGGGGCAGGCACAGCCACGGCTCCTGCGCTCCCTGCTTTCAATAAGTTCGTGCTCATGAAAGCGGTAGAGCCAAAGAGTAAAGCTGATGAAAACACCCCACCCGGGAGCGAGGGCTCAGCCATCGCCGGCGTGGCAGAAAGTGGCACAGCAACCCGCATGCAGCTAAGTAAGCTGGTGACCTCGCTACCCAGCTGGGCCCTGCTTACCAACCACTTTAAGTCCACTGGTAGCTTCCCCTTTCCTTACGTGCTAGAGCCTTTGGGGGCTTCACCCTCTGAGACCTCCAAGCTGCAGCAACTGGTAGAGAAGATTGACCGTCAAGGAGCCGTGGCAGTGGCCTCTACTGCTTCGGGAGCCTCCACCACCTCTGCCCCTGCAACTTCATCCTCAGCCTCATCAGGACCTAACCAGTGTGTCATTTGTCTCCGGGTGCTGAGCTGTCCTCGAGCGCTGCGCCTGCATTACGGCCAACATGGAGGTGAGCGGCCCTTTAAATGCAAAGTGTGTGGCAGAGCTTTCTCTACCCGGGGCAATCTGCGTGCCCATTTCGTGGGCCACAAGGCTAGTCCAGCTGCCCGGGCCCAGAACTCCTGCCCCATTTGCCAGAAGAAGTTCACCAATGCTGTTACTCTGCAGCAGCATGTTCGGATGCACTTGGGGGGCCAGATCCCCAACGGTGGTACCACGCTCCCTGAAGGTGGGGGAACTGCCCAGGAGAACGGCCCTGAGCAGTCTGCAGTCTCCGGGGCAGGGAGCTTCCCCCAACAGCCATCCCAGCAGCCATCCCCAGAAGAGGAGTTGTccgaagaggaagaagaggacgaagaagaagaggaagacgtGACTGATGAAGATTCCCTGGCAGGGAGAGGCTCCGAGAGTGGAGGTGAGAAAGCGATATCAGTGCGTGGTGATTCAGAAGAGGCCTCCGGGGCAGAGGAGGAAGTGGGAACTGTGGTGGCAGTGGCCACAGCTGGGAAGGAGATGGACAGTAATGAGAAAACGATTCAACAGCCTTCtctgccgccaccgccgccgccgcctgacAGCCTGGATCGAACGCAGCCAGTGGAGCAGGGCGGCAGTGATGTTGCAGGAGGCACAGAAGGCGGGGGCAAACCGGAGAGGAGCGCCAGCCCAGTGTCAGCCTTGGCCCTAGAAGGTGAAGGCAACAGCCCCACCTCGGTCGAGGAGCTGAGCCTGCAGGAAGTGATGAGAAAGGATCCCGGAGAGAGCGGCAGCAGAAAGGCCTGTGAG GCAGGGCTTTCTCGAACGGGCTACCCTCAAGAAGCATATGCTGCTGGCTCACCACCAG GCCCCGCACCACCAGTGCTGTTTGGCCCAGGAACTGTGGCTGAGAAGTTGCCTCCAGCAATGGGATCCAGAAAAGCCAAGGAGAAGAgattcccccctcctcctcttttggCCTCTGGCATCCAAGACAGTGCCTGA
- the SALL2 gene encoding sal-like protein 2 isoform X5 translates to MAHEAGRSSRLGGPCGEPAELGGDASEEDHPQVCAKCCAQFTDPAEFLAHQNACSPDPPVMVIIGGQENPNNSSTSSEPRPEGHSSPQVMEAEQSNPSDSGSSVPTDPTWGPERRGEESSGHFLVAATGTAAGGGGGLILASPKLGATPLPPESTPAPPPPPPPPPPPGVGSGHLNIPLILEELRVLQQRQIHQMQMTEQICRQVLLLGSLGQTVGTPSSPSELPGTGAVSSTKPLLPLFSPIKPVQTGKTLAPSSTSSSSSGAETPKQAFFHLYHPLGSQHPFAAGGVGRSHKPTPAPSPALSGSTDQLIASPHLAFPGTTGLLAAQCLGAARGLEATASPGLLKPKNGGGELGYGELMGPLEKPGGRHKCRFCAKVFGSDSALQIHLRSHTGERPYKCNVCGNRFTTRGNLKVHFHRHREKYPHVQMNPHPVPEHLDYVITSSGLPYGMSVPPEKAEEEAAMPGGGVERKPLVASTTALSATESLTLLSTGAGTATAPALPAFNKFVLMKAVEPKSKADENTPPGSEGSAIAGVAESGTATRMQLSKLVTSLPSWALLTNHFKSTGSFPFPYVLEPLGASPSETSKLQQLVEKIDRQGAVAVASTASGASTTSAPATSSSASSGPNQCVICLRVLSCPRALRLHYGQHGGERPFKCKVCGRAFSTRGNLRAHFVGHKASPAARAQNSCPICQKKFTNAVTLQQHVRMHLGGQIPNGGTTLPEGGGTAQENGPEQSAVSGAGSFPQQPSQQPSPEEELSEEEEEDEEEEEDVTDEDSLAGRGSESGGEKAISVRGDSEEASGAEEEVGTVVAVATAGKEMDSNEKTIQQPSLPPPPPPPDSLDRTQPVEQGGSDVAGGTEGGGKPERSASPVSALALEGEGNSPTSVEELSLQEVMRKDPGESGSRKACEVCGQTFPTQAALEEHEKTHPKEGPLFTCVFCRQGFLERATLKKHMLLAHHQVQPFVPHGPQNIAALSLVPGCSSSITSPGLSPFPRKDDPTIP, encoded by the exons ATGGCGCACGAAGCCGGGAGGAGCTCTCGTCTCGGGGGGCCCTGCGGGGAGCCGGCGGAGCTTGGAG GTGATGCTAGCGAGGAGGACCACCCCCAAGTCTGTGCCAAGTGCTGCGCACAATTCACTGACCCAGCTGAATTCCTCGCCCACCAGAATGCATGTTCTCCTGACCCCCCTGTAATGGTGATAATTGGGGGCCAGGAGAACCCCAACAACTCTTCAACCTCTTCTGAACCCCGGCCTGAGGGCCACAGCAGTCCCCAGGTCATGGAGGCCGAGCAGAGCAACCCCTCGGATTCCGGGTCCTCTGTACCCACAGATCCcacctggggcccagagaggaggggagaggagtctTCGGGGCACTTTCTCGTAGCTGCCACAGGTACAGcagctgggggaggtgggggcctgATCTTGGCCAGCCCTAAGCTAGGAGCAACTCCATTACCTCCAGAATCCACTCctgcaccaccaccccctccacctcctcctccgcCCCCAGGTGTAGGCAGCGGCCACTTGAACATCCCTCTGATCTTGGAAGAGCTCCGGGTACTGCAGCAGCGGCAGATCCATCAGATGCAGATGACTGAGCAAATCTGCCGGCAGGTGCTGCTGCTTGGCTCCTTAGGCCAGACAGTGGGCACCCCTTCCAGCCCCTCCGAGTTACCTGGGACAGGCGCCGTCTCCTCCACCAAGCCCTTGCTCCCCCTCTTCAGCCCCATCAAGCCTGTCCAAACTGGCAAGACACTGGCgccttcctccacctcctcctcctcctcaggggcGGAAACACCCAAGCAGGCTTTCTTCCACCTTTATCATCCACTGGGGTCACAGCACCCTTTTGCTGCCGGAGGGGTTGGGCGAAGCCACAAAcccacccctgctccctccccGGCCCTGTCAGGCAGCACAGATCAGCTGATTGCCTCGCCTCATTTGGCATTCCCAGGCACCACGGGACTTCTGGCAGCACAGTGTCTTGGGGCAGCCCGAGGCCTCGAGGCTACTGCCTCCCCAGGGCTCCTGAAGCCAAAGAATGGAGGTGGTGAGCTGGGCTATGGGGAGTTGATGGGTCCCTTGGAGAAGCCTGGTGGACGGCACAAATGCCGCTTCTGTGCCAAAGTATTTGGCAGTGACAGTGCCCTGCAGATCCACCTGCGTTCCCACACAGGTGAGAGGCCCTATAAGTGTAATGTCTGTGGCAACCGCTTTACCACGCGTGGCAACCTCAAAGTGCATTTCCACCGGCATCGGGAGAAGTACCCGCACGTGCAGATGAACCCTCACCCGGTACCAGAGCATCTGGACTACGTCATCACCAGCAGCGGCCTGCCCTATGGTATGTCCGTGCCGCCAGAGAAGGCCGAGGAGGAGGCGGCCATGCCAGGTGGCGGTGTGGAACGCAAGCCTCTGGTGGCCTCCACCACGGCACTCAGTGCCACAGAGAGCCTGACGCTGCTCTCCACTGGGGCAGGCACAGCCACGGCTCCTGCGCTCCCTGCTTTCAATAAGTTCGTGCTCATGAAAGCGGTAGAGCCAAAGAGTAAAGCTGATGAAAACACCCCACCCGGGAGCGAGGGCTCAGCCATCGCCGGCGTGGCAGAAAGTGGCACAGCAACCCGCATGCAGCTAAGTAAGCTGGTGACCTCGCTACCCAGCTGGGCCCTGCTTACCAACCACTTTAAGTCCACTGGTAGCTTCCCCTTTCCTTACGTGCTAGAGCCTTTGGGGGCTTCACCCTCTGAGACCTCCAAGCTGCAGCAACTGGTAGAGAAGATTGACCGTCAAGGAGCCGTGGCAGTGGCCTCTACTGCTTCGGGAGCCTCCACCACCTCTGCCCCTGCAACTTCATCCTCAGCCTCATCAGGACCTAACCAGTGTGTCATTTGTCTCCGGGTGCTGAGCTGTCCTCGAGCGCTGCGCCTGCATTACGGCCAACATGGAGGTGAGCGGCCCTTTAAATGCAAAGTGTGTGGCAGAGCTTTCTCTACCCGGGGCAATCTGCGTGCCCATTTCGTGGGCCACAAGGCTAGTCCAGCTGCCCGGGCCCAGAACTCCTGCCCCATTTGCCAGAAGAAGTTCACCAATGCTGTTACTCTGCAGCAGCATGTTCGGATGCACTTGGGGGGCCAGATCCCCAACGGTGGTACCACGCTCCCTGAAGGTGGGGGAACTGCCCAGGAGAACGGCCCTGAGCAGTCTGCAGTCTCCGGGGCAGGGAGCTTCCCCCAACAGCCATCCCAGCAGCCATCCCCAGAAGAGGAGTTGTccgaagaggaagaagaggacgaagaagaagaggaagacgtGACTGATGAAGATTCCCTGGCAGGGAGAGGCTCCGAGAGTGGAGGTGAGAAAGCGATATCAGTGCGTGGTGATTCAGAAGAGGCCTCCGGGGCAGAGGAGGAAGTGGGAACTGTGGTGGCAGTGGCCACAGCTGGGAAGGAGATGGACAGTAATGAGAAAACGATTCAACAGCCTTCtctgccgccaccgccgccgccgcctgacAGCCTGGATCGAACGCAGCCAGTGGAGCAGGGCGGCAGTGATGTTGCAGGAGGCACAGAAGGCGGGGGCAAACCGGAGAGGAGCGCCAGCCCAGTGTCAGCCTTGGCCCTAGAAGGTGAAGGCAACAGCCCCACCTCGGTCGAGGAGCTGAGCCTGCAGGAAGTGATGAGAAAGGATCCCGGAGAGAGCGGCAGCAGAAAGGCCTGTGAGGTGTGTGGCCAGACCTTTCCCACCCAGGCAGCTCTGGAGGAGCATGAGAAGACCCACCCCAAGGAGGGGCCGCTTTTCACTTGTGTTTTCTGCAGGCAGGGCTTTCTCGAACGGGCTACCCTCAAGAAGCATATGCTGCTGGCTCACCACCAGGTACAGCCCTTTGTCCCCCACGGCCCTCAGAATATTGCTGCTCTTTCCTTGGTCCCTGGCTGCTCATCCTCCATCACTTCCCCAGGGCTCTCCCCCTTTCCCCGAAAAGATGACCCCACGATCCCATGA
- the SALL2 gene encoding sal-like protein 2 isoform X2: protein MAHEAGRSSRLGGPCGEPAELGGDASEEDHPQVCAKCCAQFTDPAEFLAHQNACSPDPPVMVIIGGQENPNNSSTSSEPRPEGHSSPQVMEAEQSNPSDSGSSVPTDPTWGPERRGEESSGHFLVAATGTAAGGGGGLILASPKLGATPLPPESTPAPPPPPPPPPPPGVGSGHLNIPLILEELRVLQQRQIHQMQMTEQICRQVLLLGSLGQTVGTPSSPSELPGTGAVSSTKPLLPLFSPIKPVQTGKTLAPSSTSSSSSGAETPKQAFFHLYHPLGSQHPFAAGGVGRSHKPTPAPSPALSGSTDQLIASPHLAFPGTTGLLAAQCLGAARGLEATASPGLLKPKNGGGELGYGELMGPLEKPGGRHKCRFCAKVFGSDSALQIHLRSHTGERPYKCNVCGNRFTTRGNLKVHFHRHREKYPHVQMNPHPVPEHLDYVITSSGLPYGMSVPPEKAEEEAAMPGGGVERKPLVASTTALSATESLTLLSTGAGTATAPALPAFNKFVLMKAVEPKSKADENTPPGSEGSAIAGVAESGTATRMQLSKLVTSLPSWALLTNHFKSTGSFPFPYVLEPLGASPSETSKLQQLVEKIDRQGAVAVASTASGASTTSAPATSSSASSGPNQCVICLRVLSCPRALRLHYGQHGGERPFKCKVCGRAFSTRGNLRAHFVGHKASPAARAQNSCPICQKKFTNAVTLQQHVRMHLGGQIPNGGTTLPEGGGTAQENGPEQSAVSGAGSFPQQPSQQPSPEEELSEEEEEDEEEEEDVTDEDSLAGRGSESGGEKAISVRGDSEEASGAEEEVGTVVAVATAGKEMDSNEKTIQQPSLPPPPPPPDSLDRTQPVEQGGSDVAGGTEGGGKPERSASPVSALALEGEGNSPTSVEELSLQEVMRKDPGESGSRKACEVCGQTFPTQAALEEHEKTHPKEGPLFTCVFCRQGFLERATLKKHMLLAHHQAPHHQCCLAQELWLRSCLQQWDPEKPRRRDSPLLLFWPLASKTVPEKAHHRREVANYISSPSPCSRRCRQ, encoded by the exons ATGGCGCACGAAGCCGGGAGGAGCTCTCGTCTCGGGGGGCCCTGCGGGGAGCCGGCGGAGCTTGGAG GTGATGCTAGCGAGGAGGACCACCCCCAAGTCTGTGCCAAGTGCTGCGCACAATTCACTGACCCAGCTGAATTCCTCGCCCACCAGAATGCATGTTCTCCTGACCCCCCTGTAATGGTGATAATTGGGGGCCAGGAGAACCCCAACAACTCTTCAACCTCTTCTGAACCCCGGCCTGAGGGCCACAGCAGTCCCCAGGTCATGGAGGCCGAGCAGAGCAACCCCTCGGATTCCGGGTCCTCTGTACCCACAGATCCcacctggggcccagagaggaggggagaggagtctTCGGGGCACTTTCTCGTAGCTGCCACAGGTACAGcagctgggggaggtgggggcctgATCTTGGCCAGCCCTAAGCTAGGAGCAACTCCATTACCTCCAGAATCCACTCctgcaccaccaccccctccacctcctcctccgcCCCCAGGTGTAGGCAGCGGCCACTTGAACATCCCTCTGATCTTGGAAGAGCTCCGGGTACTGCAGCAGCGGCAGATCCATCAGATGCAGATGACTGAGCAAATCTGCCGGCAGGTGCTGCTGCTTGGCTCCTTAGGCCAGACAGTGGGCACCCCTTCCAGCCCCTCCGAGTTACCTGGGACAGGCGCCGTCTCCTCCACCAAGCCCTTGCTCCCCCTCTTCAGCCCCATCAAGCCTGTCCAAACTGGCAAGACACTGGCgccttcctccacctcctcctcctcctcaggggcGGAAACACCCAAGCAGGCTTTCTTCCACCTTTATCATCCACTGGGGTCACAGCACCCTTTTGCTGCCGGAGGGGTTGGGCGAAGCCACAAAcccacccctgctccctccccGGCCCTGTCAGGCAGCACAGATCAGCTGATTGCCTCGCCTCATTTGGCATTCCCAGGCACCACGGGACTTCTGGCAGCACAGTGTCTTGGGGCAGCCCGAGGCCTCGAGGCTACTGCCTCCCCAGGGCTCCTGAAGCCAAAGAATGGAGGTGGTGAGCTGGGCTATGGGGAGTTGATGGGTCCCTTGGAGAAGCCTGGTGGACGGCACAAATGCCGCTTCTGTGCCAAAGTATTTGGCAGTGACAGTGCCCTGCAGATCCACCTGCGTTCCCACACAGGTGAGAGGCCCTATAAGTGTAATGTCTGTGGCAACCGCTTTACCACGCGTGGCAACCTCAAAGTGCATTTCCACCGGCATCGGGAGAAGTACCCGCACGTGCAGATGAACCCTCACCCGGTACCAGAGCATCTGGACTACGTCATCACCAGCAGCGGCCTGCCCTATGGTATGTCCGTGCCGCCAGAGAAGGCCGAGGAGGAGGCGGCCATGCCAGGTGGCGGTGTGGAACGCAAGCCTCTGGTGGCCTCCACCACGGCACTCAGTGCCACAGAGAGCCTGACGCTGCTCTCCACTGGGGCAGGCACAGCCACGGCTCCTGCGCTCCCTGCTTTCAATAAGTTCGTGCTCATGAAAGCGGTAGAGCCAAAGAGTAAAGCTGATGAAAACACCCCACCCGGGAGCGAGGGCTCAGCCATCGCCGGCGTGGCAGAAAGTGGCACAGCAACCCGCATGCAGCTAAGTAAGCTGGTGACCTCGCTACCCAGCTGGGCCCTGCTTACCAACCACTTTAAGTCCACTGGTAGCTTCCCCTTTCCTTACGTGCTAGAGCCTTTGGGGGCTTCACCCTCTGAGACCTCCAAGCTGCAGCAACTGGTAGAGAAGATTGACCGTCAAGGAGCCGTGGCAGTGGCCTCTACTGCTTCGGGAGCCTCCACCACCTCTGCCCCTGCAACTTCATCCTCAGCCTCATCAGGACCTAACCAGTGTGTCATTTGTCTCCGGGTGCTGAGCTGTCCTCGAGCGCTGCGCCTGCATTACGGCCAACATGGAGGTGAGCGGCCCTTTAAATGCAAAGTGTGTGGCAGAGCTTTCTCTACCCGGGGCAATCTGCGTGCCCATTTCGTGGGCCACAAGGCTAGTCCAGCTGCCCGGGCCCAGAACTCCTGCCCCATTTGCCAGAAGAAGTTCACCAATGCTGTTACTCTGCAGCAGCATGTTCGGATGCACTTGGGGGGCCAGATCCCCAACGGTGGTACCACGCTCCCTGAAGGTGGGGGAACTGCCCAGGAGAACGGCCCTGAGCAGTCTGCAGTCTCCGGGGCAGGGAGCTTCCCCCAACAGCCATCCCAGCAGCCATCCCCAGAAGAGGAGTTGTccgaagaggaagaagaggacgaagaagaagaggaagacgtGACTGATGAAGATTCCCTGGCAGGGAGAGGCTCCGAGAGTGGAGGTGAGAAAGCGATATCAGTGCGTGGTGATTCAGAAGAGGCCTCCGGGGCAGAGGAGGAAGTGGGAACTGTGGTGGCAGTGGCCACAGCTGGGAAGGAGATGGACAGTAATGAGAAAACGATTCAACAGCCTTCtctgccgccaccgccgccgccgcctgacAGCCTGGATCGAACGCAGCCAGTGGAGCAGGGCGGCAGTGATGTTGCAGGAGGCACAGAAGGCGGGGGCAAACCGGAGAGGAGCGCCAGCCCAGTGTCAGCCTTGGCCCTAGAAGGTGAAGGCAACAGCCCCACCTCGGTCGAGGAGCTGAGCCTGCAGGAAGTGATGAGAAAGGATCCCGGAGAGAGCGGCAGCAGAAAGGCCTGTGAGGTGTGTGGCCAGACCTTTCCCACCCAGGCAGCTCTGGAGGAGCATGAGAAGACCCACCCCAAGGAGGGGCCGCTTTTCACTTGTGTTTTCTGCAGGCAGGGCTTTCTCGAACGGGCTACCCTCAAGAAGCATATGCTGCTGGCTCACCACCAG GCCCCGCACCACCAGTGCTGTTTGGCCCAGGAACTGTGGCTGAGAAGTTGCCTCCAGCAATGGGATCCAGAAAAGCCAAGGAGAAGAgattcccccctcctcctcttttggCCTCTGGCATCCAAGACAGTGCCTGAGAAAGCCCATCATAGAAGAGAAGTAGCAAACTacatttcttctccttccccctgCTCCAGAAGGTGCCGACAATGA